In the genome of bacterium, one region contains:
- a CDS encoding cytochrome C, with amino-acid sequence MIKAFIKPVYFIIFLTAIAGIFACAASGRTVKEHPEKVTGLPVCGDCHDDERKTLNHTPIFSTRHKIYARRNVLVCGMCHKESFCSDCHAHKEEINAAYKHKDSPARFFPHRGDYLTQHKIEGRINPVSCVKCHGRQNNERCKLCHK; translated from the coding sequence ACGGCAATCGCGGGGATTTTTGCGTGCGCCGCTTCGGGAAGAACAGTAAAAGAACATCCTGAAAAAGTTACGGGACTTCCTGTCTGCGGAGACTGCCACGATGATGAAAGAAAAACATTAAACCATACACCGATTTTCAGCACAAGGCATAAAATTTACGCGAGACGGAACGTGCTTGTCTGCGGCATGTGCCATAAAGAATCGTTTTGTTCGGACTGCCACGCCCACAAGGAGGAAATAAACGCGGCCTATAAACATAAGGATTCACCGGCAAGGTTTTTCCCTCACCGCGGCGATTACCTGACACAGCATAAAATCGAGGGGCGTATAAATCCTGTTTCCTGCGTGAAATGCCACGGGCGCCAGAATAACGAAAGATGTAAATTATGCCACAAATGA